Part of the Bacillus cabrialesii genome is shown below.
GCGGGTTCAGTCGGTATTGCCGGCTTGCAGACAGGGGTTTACCCGATTTCGACACCGGGCGGTTGGCAGCTGATCGGCAAAACGCCGCTTGCTCTTTTCCGGCCGCAGGAAGACCCGCCGACATTACTGCGGGCGGGAGACACTGTGAAATTTGTCCGCATCTCAGAAGAAGACTATCACGCCTATAAGGAGGAGTCCAATTGAGCATGAAAGTGTTAAAGCCCGGACTGCTCACAACGGTTCAGGATATAGGCAGAACGGGTTACCAAAAATATGGCGTTCTGGCAAGCGGCGCCATGGACACGGTTTCGCTGCGCATTGCCAATTTGCTGATCGGCAACAGCGAAAATGAAGCCGGTCTTGAAATTACACTGATGGGGCCCGGTCCGTCGTTTTATTTTTCAAAAACGGCGCTGATTGCGGTGACAGGGGCGGACTTCACGCTGCGCATCAATGACGAGGAAGCGCCTTTATGGAAGCCCGTGCTCGTCAAGGAAAACAGCACGGTTACCTTTGGGCCCTGCAAACTCGGCAGCCGTGCTTATTTGGCGGCAGCCGGCGGCATCGATGTGACTGCTGTCATGGAAAGCAAAAGCACGTACGTCAGAGCGGGCATTGGCGGACTTCATGGCAGAGCGCTTCAAAAGGAAGATGAGCTCACCATTGGAGAGATGTCATCCCTTTCGAAAATCATCCTTACCCGCTTAAGCCCGCAGCTTGGAAAGCAGGGGTTTGCGGCACCAAAATGGTCGGTCAGCCGCGGCAGGTTTCTGCCATTGAAAAAGAATCCCGTCATTCGGGTGCTGGAGGGAAAACAATTCGGCTTTTTCACAGAAGAATCGAAAACGCGTTTTTTTGAAGAAACGTTTCGTGTCACGCCGCAATCCGACCGTATGGGCTACAGGCTCAAAGGAGAACCGCTCGAACTGAAGGCGCCGCTTGAGATGGTGTCGGAAGCGGTTTCGTTTGGAACGGTTCAGGTGCCGCCTGACGGCAACCCGATTATCCTGCTTGCAGACCGGCAGACGACTGGCGGCTATCCGAGGATCGCACACATCATATCCGCTGATCTTCCGATTGTCTCCCAAATCATGCCGGGTGAGCACGTCCAGTTTGAGCCTGTATCCCTTCAGGAAGCGGAAGCGCTTGCGATTGAACGGGAACAGCATATAAAAGAACTGAAAACGAGAATGAAGATGGAATGGCTGACTTAACAAAGGGGATGAAAGATGCAGAATAAAAACAAAACCGTAGTCAAATCTATGGCTCTGCTTCATTTGTTTTTGCATGAACCAAGCCTTACCTTAAGTGAACTGGTGTCGAAGTCAGGCATGCCGAAAACTTCTGTTCACCGGATGGTCAGCTCTTTGGAGGAAATGGGGTTCCTCAATCGGGATGCGTCCGGCGCTTATTCGCTGGGACTGGTATTTTTGGAATTCGGACAGCTTGTTGCTGACAGGCTGGATATCAGAAAAATAGCGAAACCGGTGATGGAAGAGCTGTGCCGGGAAGTGGATGAAGCTGTGCAATTGATCATGAGGGACGGCCATGAAGCGATATACGTTGAGAAAATAGAAGGGACGCAGACTGTGCGGCTGTACACGGCGATCGGCAGACGTTCTCCCCTGTATGCGGGAGCGTGCGCCAGAAGCATTTTGTCCTTTCTTCCCCGTGAGGAAATCGAAACATACATCAATCAAACGGAGCTTGTTTCAATTGGCTCCGGAACGATCACCGATCCAGAAAAGCTGCTTCAGGAGATTGATGCATCCG
Proteins encoded:
- a CDS encoding biotin-dependent carboxyltransferase family protein, which produces MKVLKPGLLTTVQDIGRTGYQKYGVLASGAMDTVSLRIANLLIGNSENEAGLEITLMGPGPSFYFSKTALIAVTGADFTLRINDEEAPLWKPVLVKENSTVTFGPCKLGSRAYLAAAGGIDVTAVMESKSTYVRAGIGGLHGRALQKEDELTIGEMSSLSKIILTRLSPQLGKQGFAAPKWSVSRGRFLPLKKNPVIRVLEGKQFGFFTEESKTRFFEETFRVTPQSDRMGYRLKGEPLELKAPLEMVSEAVSFGTVQVPPDGNPIILLADRQTTGGYPRIAHIISADLPIVSQIMPGEHVQFEPVSLQEAEALAIEREQHIKELKTRMKMEWLT
- a CDS encoding IclR family transcriptional regulator — protein: MQNKNKTVVKSMALLHLFLHEPSLTLSELVSKSGMPKTSVHRMVSSLEEMGFLNRDASGAYSLGLVFLEFGQLVADRLDIRKIAKPVMEELCREVDEAVQLIMRDGHEAIYVEKIEGTQTVRLYTAIGRRSPLYAGACARSILSFLPREEIETYINQTELVSIGSGTITDPEKLLQEIDASVQNGYTISYSELENYTAAIGAPIFNHKRQVTAGISIAGFEARFTEDRLPHLTEKVKDAALQISRKIGYS